A genomic window from Elaeis guineensis isolate ETL-2024a chromosome 3, EG11, whole genome shotgun sequence includes:
- the LOC105041719 gene encoding HVA22-like protein a isoform X1: protein MGSGSFLKVVAKNIDVLAGPLVTLVYPLYASVKAIETKSSVDDQQWLTYWVLYSLITLFELTFAKVIEWFPFWPYAKLAFNCWLVLPYFSGAAYVYQHYVRPLFVNQQTVNIWYIPRKKNIFSRADDVLSASEKFIEENGPGAFKKLINMTEKITKPKKSNKRETFGDKVVGKESKSWGSNRHVTFNEVQPQSESNSWENSSFMIFNDDDNRYWT, encoded by the exons ATGGGATCTGGATCTTTCCTCAAGGTCGTGGCAAAGAACATTGATGTTCTGGCTGG GCCTTTGGTTACACTTGTTTATCCTTT GTATGCATCAGTGAAGGCAATAGAAACTAAATCATCTGTTGATGATCAGCAATGGCTCACCTATTGGGTGTTGTATTCTCTGATTACGTTGTTTGAGCTCACTTTTGCTAAAGTCATTGAATG GTTTCCTTTTTGGCCTTATGCAAAGCTGGCATTCAACTGTTGGTTGGTCTTACCTTACTTCAGTGGTGCTGCATATGTTTATCAGCATTACGTGAGGCCATTGTTTGTGAACCAGCAGACAGTCAACATCTGGTATATTCCACGGAAGAAGAATATATTCAGCAGAGCTGATGATGTTTTGTCGGCTTCAGAGAAATTTATTGAAGAAAATGGACCGGGAGCATTTAAGAAGCTCATAAACATG ACTGAAAAGATAACAAAGCCCAAGAAGAGCAACAAACGTGAGACATTTGGTGACAAGGTGGTTGGGAAGGAATCCAAGTCTTGGGGGAGTAATAGGCATGTGACATTCAATGAAGTGCAGCCTCAAAGCGAATCAAATAGCTGGGAGAACAGCAGTTTTATGATCTTTAATGATGACGATAATAGATATTGGACTTAG
- the LOC105041719 gene encoding HVA22-like protein a isoform X2: MGSGSFLKVVAKNIDVLAGYASVKAIETKSSVDDQQWLTYWVLYSLITLFELTFAKVIEWFPFWPYAKLAFNCWLVLPYFSGAAYVYQHYVRPLFVNQQTVNIWYIPRKKNIFSRADDVLSASEKFIEENGPGAFKKLINMTEKITKPKKSNKRETFGDKVVGKESKSWGSNRHVTFNEVQPQSESNSWENSSFMIFNDDDNRYWT, from the exons ATGGGATCTGGATCTTTCCTCAAGGTCGTGGCAAAGAACATTGATGTTCTGGCTGG GTATGCATCAGTGAAGGCAATAGAAACTAAATCATCTGTTGATGATCAGCAATGGCTCACCTATTGGGTGTTGTATTCTCTGATTACGTTGTTTGAGCTCACTTTTGCTAAAGTCATTGAATG GTTTCCTTTTTGGCCTTATGCAAAGCTGGCATTCAACTGTTGGTTGGTCTTACCTTACTTCAGTGGTGCTGCATATGTTTATCAGCATTACGTGAGGCCATTGTTTGTGAACCAGCAGACAGTCAACATCTGGTATATTCCACGGAAGAAGAATATATTCAGCAGAGCTGATGATGTTTTGTCGGCTTCAGAGAAATTTATTGAAGAAAATGGACCGGGAGCATTTAAGAAGCTCATAAACATG ACTGAAAAGATAACAAAGCCCAAGAAGAGCAACAAACGTGAGACATTTGGTGACAAGGTGGTTGGGAAGGAATCCAAGTCTTGGGGGAGTAATAGGCATGTGACATTCAATGAAGTGCAGCCTCAAAGCGAATCAAATAGCTGGGAGAACAGCAGTTTTATGATCTTTAATGATGACGATAATAGATATTGGACTTAG